In Cytobacillus oceanisediminis, the following proteins share a genomic window:
- a CDS encoding ribonuclease J encodes MKKRQNESIKLAALGGVGELGKNMYLAEVDEDIYVIDAGLMFPENEMLGIDIVIPDITYLVQNKERVKGIFLTHGHEDHIGGLSYVLTKVNVPVYGTKLTLALAKAKMKEQEYKGKAQFIEINSDTKVEFDSADVTFFRTGHSIPDSVGVAIHTSEGAIVYTGDFKFDQASTALYKPEIGKMARLGEEGILCLLSDSTEAEKPGYTNSESKVAREMTAAFYAAKGRVIAASFASDLIRIQHIFDAAMETGRKVAVVGRSLQKIYDIAMQLGYLQVGEDVIIPVAEIGKYSDDQIVVLTTGTQGEPIEALQKMAKQSHRQVNIKKGDTVLLAASPLRGTEVLIFKTIDMLFRAGAEVIPGKGTFNTSSHGSQEELKFMINLMSPKFFIPVHGEYRMLKAHAKIARDCGLSGGQIFIPDKGDVAEIKDGAIVPGGKIPSGNVLIDGIGVGDVGNIVLRDRKLLSQDGILLVVVTLNKKEKKISAGPEIITRGFVYVRESEKLLEESVKIVREAVEQNLARESFDWSGIKQDMRDSLNQYLYEKTKRRPMILPILMEG; translated from the coding sequence GGACGAGGACATATATGTTATCGATGCCGGATTAATGTTCCCTGAAAATGAAATGCTCGGAATTGACATCGTGATACCGGATATTACATATTTAGTACAAAACAAGGAAAGAGTGAAAGGGATTTTTCTGACACATGGACATGAAGATCACATTGGCGGCCTGTCTTATGTGCTGACAAAGGTCAATGTACCTGTTTATGGAACAAAGCTGACTCTGGCGCTGGCAAAAGCCAAAATGAAGGAACAGGAATACAAAGGCAAAGCGCAGTTTATTGAAATTAATTCAGACACCAAAGTGGAATTTGATTCGGCAGATGTAACTTTTTTCAGGACTGGCCATAGCATACCGGATAGTGTCGGGGTGGCTATCCATACATCCGAGGGTGCGATTGTGTATACAGGAGATTTCAAATTCGATCAGGCATCGACTGCCTTATACAAACCTGAAATCGGTAAAATGGCGCGCTTGGGGGAAGAGGGGATTCTTTGCCTTCTATCTGACAGTACAGAAGCAGAAAAGCCAGGCTACACCAACTCAGAATCGAAAGTGGCCAGAGAGATGACAGCTGCATTCTATGCTGCAAAGGGGAGAGTCATTGCTGCTTCATTTGCGTCTGACTTAATCCGTATACAGCATATTTTTGATGCTGCTATGGAAACGGGCAGGAAAGTGGCAGTGGTCGGGAGAAGTCTGCAAAAGATCTATGATATTGCCATGCAGCTTGGATATTTACAGGTAGGAGAAGATGTGATTATACCTGTCGCTGAAATCGGCAAATACAGTGATGACCAAATCGTTGTTCTTACGACAGGTACTCAGGGGGAGCCAATTGAGGCCCTTCAAAAAATGGCGAAGCAGTCTCACAGACAGGTGAATATAAAGAAGGGTGATACCGTTTTACTGGCGGCATCCCCTTTAAGAGGAACAGAGGTATTAATTTTTAAAACGATCGATATGCTGTTTAGGGCGGGTGCTGAAGTCATCCCTGGGAAGGGAACTTTTAATACCTCCAGCCATGGCAGCCAGGAAGAACTTAAATTTATGATTAATCTGATGAGCCCAAAATTCTTCATCCCGGTTCATGGGGAATACCGAATGCTGAAAGCGCATGCTAAAATTGCCAGGGACTGCGGATTATCAGGCGGACAAATTTTCATCCCGGATAAAGGCGATGTAGCAGAAATTAAGGATGGTGCAATCGTTCCCGGAGGAAAAATCCCTTCAGGAAATGTGCTGATTGATGGGATCGGTGTTGGCGACGTCGGAAATATCGTATTAAGGGACCGAAAGCTGCTATCGCAGGATGGAATCTTATTAGTGGTGGTCACTCTCAATAAAAAGGAAAAGAAAATTTCCGCTGGCCCTGAAATCATTACAAGAGGTTTTGTATATGTCAGGGAATCAGAAAAGCTTCTGGAAGAATCTGTAAAAATAGTAAGGGAAGCGGTAGAGCAGAACCTTGCCAGAGAATCCTTTGACTGGTCCGGCATTAAGCAGGATATGCGTGACAGCCTGAATCAGTATCTGTATGAAAAAACAAAACGCAGACCAATGATTCTTCCAATTCTTATGGAGGGATAA